The Candidatus Nanohalovita haloferacivicina region GGGCCTGATCTATTCACACGGTAATCCTTCCACGGTTTTCGATACGCTTGTAGCTCAGAAACCTGAGAACGCATTCCCAAGCCAGCACACAACAGTAGTTGTTGCATCGGCCCTTGCATACTTCCGGAGAGATAGAAGAAATCTAGGCCTTTTGATGGCTGTTGCAGCATTTCTTACAGGAATTGCAAGAATCTACATCGGCGAGCACTGGCCTGTAGATATTCTGGGATCGGCGGTTGCTGCTTCGCTGGGCCTTGGAGTAGCTTATCTTTCATGGGATGGGCTTGAACCTGTCTGGACTCCGGCCCTGGATCTGTACGACAGGGTTTTTGACCAGGTAGTAGCCCGTTTGAAAGAGTTAAGATGAATTTCCCACGGCCTTCCCAAAGCTGTATAAAAATTCTTTCAACTACTGTTCTTTCAAGGAGATTACACCAATGCAAGGTGACTATGATCATCCCTCAATCGAGAGGGAACGAAAAAGTTTCAGATAATTCTCAAAACCTTTTAGACAGCTATAGCTCTACCGAACAGGCCTCCTCAACTCAGGGTGGCCGTTTTCACGCCATGCTTTTCCGCAAAAATTGACTCCAAGGGAAGAATCACTATTCCCTCCGAGATCAGGGATAGACTTAATCTGGATGAAGGCCAGAAAGTTTTTCTTTCAGTTCAGGATTCAACTGTTGTCAGGAAAAGCTTTGATTCCCGAGACAAGGCCCTGGATTTTCTTTCAGGCCTGGAGAATGTGGAGGGCTTCAGCTTTGATGGAGAGGTTCTGGAGGTGATTTTCAGTGAGTGACCGGGTTGAATACCTGGACTTTGGTTTCGATCCTTCAGAAACAGAGTACCCTTTG contains the following coding sequences:
- a CDS encoding AbrB/MazE/SpoVT family DNA-binding domain-containing protein gives rise to the protein MAVFTPCFSAKIDSKGRITIPSEIRDRLNLDEGQKVFLSVQDSTVVRKSFDSRDKALDFLSGLENVEGFSFDGEVLEVIFSE
- a CDS encoding undecaprenyl-diphosphatase encodes the protein MLLGEAFYTTLFTLHGNPAIDSLMTYFAEYLVLFVPLTLVYLWFQGRTGEEDSLYSFYTVVAGLAVSYGMGLIYSHGNPSTVFDTLVAQKPENAFPSQHTTVVVASALAYFRRDRRNLGLLMAVAAFLTGIARIYIGEHWPVDILGSAVAASLGLGVAYLSWDGLEPVWTPALDLYDRVFDQVVARLKELR